In Bacillota bacterium, one genomic interval encodes:
- a CDS encoding methyl-accepting chemotaxis protein, which yields MKKAQDKRKKRRGNLRIQLSIFLALIIFVITVLSWIAFYLIQGIDLISVLHYLVLAGLLMAAIGGGASYLILSYYFQPISKILQIMERVNKERDLAIEVEIEKDIKWRNEFSMLARGFNIALRGMHFLVGRGMDVVTGSGERMEGISKAITEISGGIEEVASAVNEFSRSSQELDQNAQEMLFTSKTAFEEIKTGRQNVLSSTGRIRDASEKIAEVDPYVVQLLQRSEAIGRVVRIITEIASETKLLAFNASIEAARAGEHGRGFAVVADEVRKLADQTAEAAKEIAEMISGVQKEVRQTEKMIKGSVESISDTASQVEEIETIFGKISGNVGDITTKVDFIASRSGLISSGSEELSAVTEQQSASIQEILVNVEKLSDEFSQMLELLTVFKV from the coding sequence TTGAAAAAAGCCCAGGATAAAAGAAAAAAAAGACGGGGCAATCTGAGGATTCAATTGAGCATTTTTTTGGCATTGATCATCTTTGTTATCACCGTTCTATCCTGGATTGCCTTCTATCTTATCCAGGGCATAGACCTGATATCTGTATTGCATTACCTTGTTCTGGCGGGCCTGTTGATGGCGGCGATTGGTGGAGGAGCTTCCTACCTCATTCTGTCATATTATTTTCAGCCCATAAGTAAAATTTTGCAGATCATGGAGAGGGTCAACAAGGAGAGGGACCTCGCCATCGAGGTGGAGATCGAGAAAGATATCAAATGGCGCAACGAATTTTCCATGCTGGCCAGGGGTTTCAATATTGCTCTCAGGGGGATGCATTTCCTGGTCGGGCGGGGGATGGACGTGGTAACCGGTTCCGGCGAACGGATGGAAGGGATCAGCAAAGCTATAACCGAGATTTCCGGCGGCATCGAGGAGGTGGCTTCGGCAGTAAATGAATTTTCCCGGAGTTCCCAGGAACTTGATCAGAATGCACAGGAGATGCTCTTTACTTCAAAGACGGCCTTCGAGGAGATCAAGACCGGCCGCCAGAATGTACTTTCCTCTACCGGTCGGATCCGGGATGCCTCGGAAAAGATTGCCGAGGTTGATCCCTATGTGGTGCAGTTGCTCCAACGGTCCGAAGCGATCGGCCGGGTTGTAAGAATAATTACGGAAATTGCCAGTGAGACCAAACTTCTGGCTTTCAATGCTTCCATCGAGGCAGCACGTGCAGGTGAACACGGGAGGGGTTTTGCCGTCGTCGCCGATGAGGTACGCAAGTTGGCCGATCAGACTGCCGAGGCGGCCAAGGAGATAGCGGAGATGATCAGTGGAGTACAGAAAGAGGTTCGGCAGACGGAGAAGATGATCAAGGGCAGTGTGGAAAGCATCAGCGACACCGCCTCCCAGGTGGAGGAGATCGAAACGATCTTCGGCAAGATATCCGGCAACGTGGGGGATATCACCACCAAGGTTGATTTTATCGCATCGCGTTCGGGGCTTATAAGTTCCGGCAGCGAGGAACTTTCGGCGGTCACGGAACAGCAATCGGCATCGATACAGGAAATCCTGGTCAACGTGGAGAAACTCAGCGATGAATTCAGTCAGATGCTCGAGCTATTGACGGTATTCAAAGTGTAG
- a CDS encoding gamma carbonic anhydrase family protein, translating into MFIEFNGKKPRIARGAYISPTAVLIGDVTVEEGASIWFGAVLRGDFGKIVVGKNSSVQDNCVVHLLPNGETIIGEEVTVAHGAILHNCTVKKGAVIGMNATILDFAEIGEYAMIAAGSVVVDKTIVPDRHLAAGTPAVVKKKIDGTSLWWIEQSAKSYQALARKYITERDNRDVPPL; encoded by the coding sequence ATGTTTATCGAGTTTAACGGCAAGAAACCCCGCATTGCCAGGGGAGCATATATCTCTCCGACAGCCGTTCTGATCGGGGATGTAACCGTTGAAGAAGGCGCCAGTATATGGTTTGGAGCAGTTCTGAGGGGTGATTTCGGCAAAATCGTGGTCGGCAAAAATTCCAGCGTGCAGGATAACTGCGTTGTCCATCTCCTGCCCAACGGTGAAACAATCATCGGTGAAGAAGTGACCGTCGCCCATGGTGCCATTCTGCACAACTGCACGGTAAAAAAAGGAGCGGTCATCGGCATGAATGCCACCATCCTTGATTTTGCGGAAATAGGGGAATATGCAATGATCGCTGCGGGGAGCGTGGTTGTAGACAAGACCATAGTACCTGATCGTCACCTGGCCGCCGGAACACCGGCGGTAGTCAAGAAAAAAATTGACGGAACTTCCCTGTGGTGGATTGAACAGAGTGCAAAATCATATCAAGCCCTGGCGCGGAAATACATCACGGAAAGGGATAACCGCGATGTTCCCCCATTATAA